The Streptococcus toyakuensis genome has a window encoding:
- a CDS encoding M protein trans-acting positive regulator PRD domain-containing protein → MRNLLSTKDQRQLRLMETLIQNRNWMKLYELAEKLGCTERILKSDLNELRVAFPSIDIQSSVNGIMIDLEVNTSVEDIYQYFLANSQSFQLLEYLFFNEGLPIYRTIENLHSSNANLYRLGRNITKTLSTQFQIELSFTPSEIRGNEIDIRYFFAQYFSERYYFLDWPFPDLPEEDLTEFADFFYKITNYPMHFSIYRMYKLMLAISIHRIKNGHFIDLPNHFYDEYYPILESIPNFEELLAHFSEKLGLEITPDIIAQIFISFIQNNLFLDPQEFFNSLEDNSEARYSYQLLSQILERLAKQYKITFTNHDELIWHLHNTAFFERQEIFSTPILFEQKALTIKKFEVYFPDFMGSARQELAQYRQAIGQHDHPEQLEHLMYTILTHAENLSTQLLENRPPIKVLIISNFDHAISLTFVDMLSYYCNNRFTFDTWDELETSPEILNQTGYDIIVSNFYIPGITKKFICQNHLSIMDLVNHLNTLSNEIHLSNTL, encoded by the coding sequence ATGCGCAACCTTTTATCCACAAAAGATCAAAGACAATTACGTTTAATGGAAACCTTAATTCAGAATCGTAATTGGATGAAATTGTATGAACTAGCCGAAAAATTAGGATGTACAGAACGAATCTTAAAAAGTGATTTAAATGAATTACGTGTTGCCTTTCCATCTATTGACATCCAATCTTCTGTTAACGGAATCATGATTGATTTAGAAGTTAACACTAGTGTAGAAGATATTTATCAATATTTTCTTGCTAATTCTCAATCTTTTCAATTACTAGAGTATCTGTTTTTTAATGAGGGGCTACCTATTTATCGAACAATAGAAAATCTTCACTCTAGTAATGCCAACCTCTATCGACTGGGCAGAAATATTACAAAAACTCTGTCAACTCAATTCCAAATTGAACTATCATTTACTCCATCCGAAATACGTGGGAATGAAATCGATATTCGCTATTTTTTTGCCCAATATTTTTCTGAGCGCTATTATTTCCTAGACTGGCCTTTTCCTGACCTTCCTGAAGAGGATTTAACAGAGTTTGCTGATTTCTTCTATAAAATCACGAATTACCCGATGCACTTTTCAATTTATAGAATGTATAAATTGATGCTGGCTATCAGTATCCACCGCATCAAAAATGGTCATTTTATCGACTTACCCAATCATTTCTATGATGAATACTATCCTATATTGGAAAGTATTCCAAACTTTGAGGAGTTACTTGCCCATTTTTCTGAAAAATTGGGACTGGAAATCACTCCAGATATCATCGCACAAATTTTTATATCCTTTATTCAAAACAATCTTTTCTTAGATCCTCAAGAATTCTTCAACTCTTTAGAAGATAACAGTGAAGCAAGATACTCTTACCAATTACTTAGTCAAATATTAGAACGCCTAGCAAAACAATATAAGATTACTTTTACTAACCACGATGAGCTTATTTGGCATTTACACAACACTGCTTTCTTTGAAAGACAGGAAATCTTTTCTACCCCAATCTTATTTGAACAAAAAGCATTGACGATTAAAAAATTTGAAGTTTACTTCCCAGACTTTATGGGAAGTGCACGTCAAGAACTGGCCCAATATCGTCAGGCAATTGGACAGCATGACCATCCTGAACAGTTGGAACACTTGATGTACACCATCTTAACCCATGCTGAAAACCTCTCTACTCAGTTGTTAGAAAATCGACCACCTATCAAGGTTTTGATTATCAGTAATTTTGACCATGCTATATCCCTTACCTTTGTTGATATGCTTTCCTACTACTGTAATAACCGCTTTACCTTCGATACTTGGGATGAATTGGAAACGAGTCCTGAGATTTTAAATCAGACAGGTTATGATATCATCGTGTCTAATTTCTATATTCCAGGAATTACCAAGAAGTTTATTTGTCAAAATCATCTGTCAATAATGGATTTGGTTAATCATCTTAATACTTTATCAAATGAGATTCATTTGTCCAATACTTTATAA
- the yaaA gene encoding peroxide stress protein YaaA, whose product MKILIPTAKEMNTDLPSIEATSLKPESQAVLDALARYSASQLESFYKVSAEKAAEEFQHIQALKRQTAQHYPALKLFDGLMYRNIKRDKLDEAEQAYLENHVFITSALYGVVPALSPMAPHRLDFLMKLKVAGKTLKSHWKQVYDEAVKQEKVIFSLLSSEFETVFSKEIREKMVTFKFMEDRGGQLKIHSTISKKARGAFLTALIQNQVQTVEEARRLSFAGFTYREDLSQPQELVFVKEV is encoded by the coding sequence ATGAAAATTTTAATCCCTACAGCAAAAGAAATGAACACAGACTTGCCAAGTATCGAAGCAACTTCTTTAAAACCAGAAAGCCAGGCCGTGCTGGATGCCTTGGCCCGCTATTCTGCTAGTCAATTGGAGAGTTTTTACAAGGTATCAGCCGAGAAGGCGGCGGAAGAATTTCAACATATCCAAGCTTTGAAAAGGCAAACTGCTCAACACTACCCAGCCTTGAAACTTTTTGATGGGCTGATGTACCGTAATATCAAGCGAGACAAACTGGACGAGGCAGAACAAGCCTATCTTGAAAATCATGTCTTTATTACTTCGGCTTTGTACGGTGTCGTTCCAGCCTTGTCACCTATGGCCCCTCACCGTTTGGACTTTTTGATGAAATTAAAGGTCGCTGGTAAGACTTTGAAGAGCCATTGGAAGCAAGTCTATGATGAGGCTGTGAAGCAGGAAAAAGTGATTTTCTCCCTCTTGTCATCCGAGTTTGAGACAGTATTTTCTAAGGAAATCAGAGAAAAGATGGTGACCTTCAAATTCATGGAGGATAGAGGTGGTCAGCTGAAGATTCATTCAACTATTTCAAAGAAAGCGCGTGGTGCTTTCCTGACAGCCCTGATACAAAATCAAGTACAGACGGTGGAGGAAGCTCGTCGCTTAAGCTTTGCAGGGTTTACCTACAGAGAAGATTTGTCACAGCCACAGGAATTGGTTTTTGTTAAGGAAGTATAG